In Halapricum desulfuricans, a single window of DNA contains:
- a CDS encoding helix-turn-helix domain-containing protein, which yields MDIDANARQRLAERLAGEITLSEDTGATLRKWRTDFEISQTELADRLDVSSSVISDYESGRRTNPGSDIIRRFVEGMLAIDERRGGSRIRQHARVLSSGFDREVVHELKEYPATIDLDRYYETIGAKELVRGREDTIAGHTIIDSIAAITRLSSEEFYRLYGQSANRALVFSGVTRGESPLVAMRVVNPTPNVVVLQGIDRADVWEHATDLARVDGFSLAVLETDLETTLRRHRELP from the coding sequence ATGGACATCGACGCGAACGCTCGCCAGCGGTTGGCCGAACGGCTCGCCGGCGAGATCACGCTCAGCGAGGACACCGGTGCGACCCTGCGGAAGTGGCGCACCGACTTCGAGATCAGTCAGACGGAGCTGGCCGACCGGCTCGACGTCTCGTCGTCGGTGATCTCCGATTACGAGAGCGGCCGGCGGACGAACCCGGGGAGCGACATCATCCGCCGGTTCGTCGAGGGGATGCTCGCGATCGACGAGCGCCGCGGCGGGAGTCGGATCCGCCAGCACGCCCGAGTGCTCAGTTCTGGGTTCGACCGAGAGGTCGTCCACGAACTCAAAGAATACCCGGCGACGATCGACCTCGACAGGTACTACGAGACGATCGGGGCGAAAGAGCTCGTTCGCGGCCGCGAGGACACGATCGCCGGCCACACGATCATCGACAGCATCGCCGCGATCACCCGGCTCTCAAGCGAGGAGTTCTACCGGCTGTACGGGCAGAGCGCCAACCGTGCGCTCGTGTTCTCGGGCGTCACGCGCGGGGAGTCGCCGCTCGTGGCGATGCGCGTTGTCAACCCGACGCCCAACGTCGTGGTCCTGCAGGGGATCGACCGAGCGGACGTCTGGGAGCACGCGACAGACCTTGCACGCGTCGACGGCTTCTCGCTCGCGGTGCTCGAAACCGATCTGGAGACGACGCTCCGACGTCACCGGGAGTTGCCCTGA
- a CDS encoding sulfite exporter TauE/SafE family protein yields the protein MELFGVAASLLGMFVGFGVLIGLLFGFFGMGGSFLVTPALLVMGYPTDVAVASGLAFVFGTSVIATLKHRDLGQVDYKLGVLMIAGTTAGIEVGRIGLHFMQNLGVANTFVSVTYVVLLGAIGAFVTRNALTNSGGGLSHDADGDEPDEDELPEIAKTIQSYEIPPMMSLRGGVTVSLWMILLVAFATGLLSGLLGVGGGFIRMPALFYLVGVPVPVAVGTDLFEIVFSGGIGSFLYAMDGAVDLTIVAPLLAGSAFGARLGAAATSIVDEDEIKVYFGVMLLLGAVAVAVREIGGAIEMPILDTVSLIIILGAATLVSGAVVVSSIRELRSEGQATPQPAD from the coding sequence ATGGAACTGTTCGGCGTCGCCGCCAGCCTGCTCGGGATGTTCGTCGGGTTCGGCGTACTCATCGGGCTGCTGTTCGGCTTTTTCGGCATGGGCGGATCCTTCCTGGTCACGCCCGCGCTGCTGGTGATGGGCTACCCGACCGACGTGGCGGTCGCGTCCGGGCTGGCGTTCGTCTTCGGGACGTCGGTGATCGCGACGCTGAAACACCGCGATCTGGGCCAGGTCGACTACAAGCTCGGTGTCCTCATGATCGCGGGGACGACCGCCGGGATCGAGGTCGGACGGATCGGACTGCATTTCATGCAGAACCTGGGCGTCGCGAACACGTTCGTCAGCGTCACGTACGTCGTGTTGCTCGGTGCTATCGGGGCCTTCGTCACCCGGAACGCCCTCACGAACAGCGGCGGCGGACTCAGCCACGATGCCGACGGCGACGAACCCGACGAGGACGAACTTCCCGAGATCGCGAAGACGATCCAGTCCTACGAGATCCCGCCGATGATGTCCCTTCGCGGGGGCGTGACGGTATCGCTGTGGATGATCCTGCTCGTGGCCTTTGCCACCGGCCTGCTGTCGGGGCTGCTCGGCGTCGGTGGTGGCTTCATCCGCATGCCCGCGCTGTTCTATCTCGTCGGCGTCCCCGTTCCCGTCGCGGTCGGGACCGACCTCTTCGAGATCGTCTTCTCCGGCGGCATCGGGAGTTTCCTGTACGCGATGGACGGGGCGGTTGATCTGACGATCGTCGCGCCGCTTCTGGCCGGGAGCGCCTTCGGCGCGCGCCTCGGCGCCGCGGCGACCAGCATCGTCGACGAGGACGAGATCAAGGTCTACTTCGGCGTGATGCTGCTGCTCGGTGCCGTCGCCGTCGCCGTCCGGGAGATCGGCGGCGCGATCGAGATGCCGATCCTCGACACGGTGAGCCTCATCATCATTCTCGGCGCCGCGACGCTGGTCAGCGGGGCCGTCGTGGTCAGCTCGATCCGAGAGCTCCGCAGCGAGGGACAGGCGACACCCCAGCCGGCCGACTGA
- a CDS encoding DUF7512 family protein, which translates to MLGIETLDGPVGAAALIGIVLFEAIVLYVGYGALEKLFGPRLARMLRGE; encoded by the coding sequence ATGCTCGGTATTGAGACGCTGGACGGTCCGGTGGGCGCGGCCGCGCTCATCGGGATCGTCCTGTTCGAGGCGATCGTCCTGTACGTGGGCTACGGGGCGCTCGAAAAGCTGTTCGGCCCGCGTCTCGCGCGCATGTTACGGGGTGAATGA
- a CDS encoding MBL fold metallo-hydrolase, producing the protein MDADDFPTPEESVDTIAPEELRRRIGDDESVTILDARASGDFEEWHIEGEAVEIENVPYFEFLDGIDEELLETVPTGDPLVVLCAKGGASEYVAGTLAEEGRDVVHLEDGMNGWASIYESVEVEGYDGPGTVLQYQRPSSGCLGYMVYDDDEAAVIDPLQAFTDRYLDDAAELGVELTYAFDTHIHADHVSGVRALDDEGVTGVIPEEAADRGVTYADDLETAADGDTFAVGDVTIETLYTPGHTTGMTSYLVDESFLATGDGLFVESVARPDLEEGDDGAPDAARQLYETLQERILELPDDVIVGGGHTSDAAEPAADGSYTAPLGDLREEMDALTYDEQAFVETVLEDMPPRPANYEEIIATNLGQRDTDEDEAFTLELGPNNCAASQGSMTGD; encoded by the coding sequence ATGGACGCAGACGACTTCCCTACACCGGAGGAATCGGTCGACACGATCGCCCCCGAAGAGCTCCGCCGTCGGATCGGGGACGACGAGAGCGTGACGATCCTCGACGCCCGCGCGAGCGGGGACTTCGAGGAGTGGCACATCGAAGGCGAAGCCGTCGAGATCGAGAACGTGCCGTACTTCGAGTTCCTTGACGGTATCGACGAGGAATTGCTGGAGACGGTCCCGACCGGCGACCCGCTGGTCGTGCTGTGCGCGAAAGGCGGTGCCAGCGAGTACGTCGCCGGGACGCTCGCCGAAGAAGGCCGCGATGTCGTCCACCTCGAAGACGGGATGAACGGCTGGGCGAGCATCTACGAGTCCGTCGAGGTCGAGGGCTACGACGGTCCCGGAACGGTCCTCCAGTACCAGCGCCCCTCCAGCGGCTGTCTCGGCTACATGGTCTACGACGACGACGAAGCCGCCGTGATCGACCCGCTGCAGGCGTTCACTGACCGCTATCTCGACGACGCCGCCGAACTCGGAGTCGAACTGACCTACGCGTTCGACACCCACATCCACGCGGACCACGTCAGCGGCGTTCGCGCGCTCGACGACGAGGGCGTCACCGGCGTCATCCCCGAGGAGGCCGCCGATCGCGGTGTCACCTACGCCGACGATCTCGAGACGGCCGCGGACGGCGACACCTTCGCAGTCGGCGACGTGACGATCGAGACGCTGTACACGCCCGGCCACACCACCGGGATGACCTCCTATCTGGTCGACGAGAGCTTCCTGGCGACCGGCGACGGCCTGTTCGTCGAGAGCGTCGCCCGCCCTGATCTCGAAGAAGGTGACGACGGCGCGCCCGACGCGGCCCGCCAGCTCTACGAGACGCTTCAGGAACGGATCCTCGAACTGCCCGACGACGTGATCGTCGGCGGCGGGCACACCAGCGACGCGGCCGAACCGGCCGCCGACGGCTCCTACACCGCGCCACTGGGCGACCTGCGCGAGGAAATGGACGCGCTCACCTACGACGAGCAAGCGTTCGTCGAGACCGTCCTCGAGGACATGCCGCCCCGTCCCGCCAACTACGAGGAGATCATCGCCACGAACCTCGGCCAGCGTGACACCGACGAGGACGAGGCGTTTACCCTGGAACTCGGCCCGAACAACTGCGCCGCGAGCCAGGGCTCGATGACCGGCGACTGA
- a CDS encoding inorganic phosphate transporter, translated as MNFSTLGLFLLAGGASLFMAWVIGAGSSGATPFAPAVGANAISTMQAAFFVGVLGFLGAVLQGGNVTEAVGSGLIRGVSLTPPAVILALVTAAGLMAVGIATGYPIATAFTVTGAIVGAGLALGGLPAWSKYAEIGLMWTVAPLVNAGLAYGLASLLPREDVPERRSVPTLAGLTGATVSLIGFALLGPGGTSRSIAATAAALGPVESPTGALAVELSVIVLFALVSALVVRFWIVADQERGLRRFLLVLGSLVAFSAGGSQVGLAVGPLVPLLDTVEVSLFAVLVGGAVGILVGSWTGAPRMIKSLAQDYASLGPRRSISALLPTFLFAQAAVALGVPISFNQAIVAAIIGSGAAVAGGDGVSRSKMGRTLGAWAGSFLLAFAIGFGTLSLL; from the coding sequence ATGAACTTCTCGACACTCGGACTCTTCTTGCTCGCCGGCGGCGCGAGCCTGTTCATGGCGTGGGTCATCGGCGCGGGTTCAAGCGGCGCGACCCCGTTCGCTCCCGCGGTCGGTGCCAACGCGATCTCGACGATGCAGGCCGCGTTCTTCGTCGGCGTCCTCGGGTTTCTCGGCGCGGTCCTGCAGGGCGGCAACGTCACCGAGGCGGTCGGCTCCGGGCTGATCCGCGGGGTGTCGCTCACGCCGCCGGCGGTCATCCTCGCGCTCGTCACGGCGGCGGGACTGATGGCGGTCGGCATCGCGACGGGCTATCCGATCGCGACGGCCTTTACCGTCACTGGCGCGATCGTCGGTGCCGGACTGGCGCTGGGCGGACTGCCGGCGTGGTCGAAATACGCCGAGATCGGCCTGATGTGGACGGTCGCCCCGCTGGTCAACGCCGGCCTCGCCTACGGCCTCGCGAGCCTGCTCCCGCGAGAAGACGTGCCCGAACGGCGGTCCGTCCCGACGCTGGCCGGGTTGACGGGCGCGACGGTGTCGCTGATCGGGTTCGCTCTGCTCGGCCCGGGCGGGACGAGTCGCTCGATCGCCGCGACGGCGGCGGCCCTCGGACCGGTCGAGAGCCCGACCGGCGCTCTCGCGGTCGAACTGTCCGTCATCGTGCTGTTCGCGCTCGTGTCCGCGCTGGTCGTCCGCTTCTGGATCGTGGCCGATCAGGAGCGCGGTCTCCGGCGGTTCCTGCTCGTGCTGGGCTCGCTGGTCGCCTTCTCGGCGGGTGGCAGTCAGGTCGGGCTGGCCGTCGGGCCGCTCGTCCCGTTGCTCGATACCGTCGAGGTCTCGCTGTTCGCGGTGCTCGTCGGCGGTGCAGTGGGCATCCTCGTCGGCTCGTGGACCGGCGCGCCGCGGATGATCAAGTCGCTCGCCCAGGACTACGCCTCGCTGGGGCCGCGCCGGTCGATCTCCGCGCTCCTGCCGACGTTCCTGTTCGCGCAGGCCGCGGTCGCGCTGGGCGTCCCGATCTCGTTCAATCAGGCTATCGTGGCTGCGATCATCGGCAGCGGCGCGGCCGTCGCCGGCGGCGACGGGGTCAGTCGCTCGAAGATGGGGCGCACGCTCGGCGCCTGGGCCGGGTCGTTCCTGCTGGCGTTCGCGATCGGGTTCGGGACGCTCTCGTTGCTCTAA
- a CDS encoding DUF790 family protein, which yields MLTKELLRVSRAGGGYHPQFVGDDHRELAARVIGIYQGHVGQRREQLESALTDLERDAPDFKLVRGFAKLLEREATFETRAPLPPERARRVAFEAAERVGVVTESDRERALAVAADRLAVEPDDLDESLYADLEDRQVLTDVSARYDPESLCRQYDLSLAQTALFDATEVRIESDDPKAVISAVKRLRLMYEIERTGDGRAVVVTGPTALFRRTRRYGTRFARLLRSVAKTAEWRLVATIDDDGTDRRLVLTGADVTVPDHEPVTAVTFDSGVEADFATRFEALDLDWDLVREPEPLAAGAHVVIPDFAFDYRYADFRVYFEIMGFWTPEYVAKKLDRLADLEDVELLVAVDRSLGVGEIEDIDQLTESGDASAEIEARDHRAITYSGTVRLKNVRDALRRYEDELVAESVAELPEKLVPEEDVTTLAAVAEEHGVSEDAIEARSLPEHERLGRTLVRPGVLDSLAGEIEAGMDLGDVESVLETHGIDDASAILSRLGYRVEWDGLSGGTVRER from the coding sequence GTGCTGACGAAGGAGCTGCTTCGCGTCTCCCGGGCGGGCGGCGGCTACCACCCGCAGTTCGTCGGTGACGACCACCGCGAGCTCGCGGCCCGCGTTATCGGGATCTACCAGGGCCACGTCGGTCAGCGGCGCGAACAGCTCGAGAGCGCGCTGACCGACCTCGAGCGCGACGCGCCCGACTTCAAACTCGTCCGCGGGTTCGCCAAACTGCTGGAGCGGGAGGCGACCTTCGAGACGCGGGCACCGCTGCCGCCGGAGCGGGCCCGCCGTGTCGCCTTCGAGGCGGCCGAACGCGTCGGCGTCGTCACCGAGTCCGATCGCGAGCGTGCGCTCGCGGTCGCGGCCGATCGACTGGCCGTCGAGCCGGATGATCTCGACGAGTCGCTGTACGCCGATCTCGAGGACAGACAGGTTCTGACCGACGTTTCCGCGCGGTACGACCCCGAGTCGCTGTGTCGCCAGTACGACCTCTCGCTGGCCCAGACCGCGCTGTTCGACGCAACCGAGGTCCGCATCGAGAGCGACGATCCGAAGGCCGTGATCTCGGCGGTCAAGCGCCTTCGGCTCATGTACGAGATCGAGCGCACCGGCGACGGGCGAGCGGTCGTCGTGACCGGGCCGACGGCGCTCTTCCGGCGGACGCGCCGTTACGGTACGCGCTTCGCCCGCCTGCTTCGCAGCGTCGCGAAGACCGCCGAGTGGCGTCTCGTCGCGACGATCGACGACGACGGGACCGACCGCCGACTCGTGCTCACCGGGGCGGACGTGACCGTCCCCGACCACGAACCCGTCACGGCGGTGACTTTCGACAGCGGCGTCGAGGCCGACTTCGCGACCCGGTTCGAGGCGCTTGATCTCGACTGGGACCTCGTGCGCGAGCCCGAGCCGCTGGCCGCGGGCGCACACGTCGTGATCCCCGATTTCGCGTTCGACTACCGGTACGCCGACTTCCGGGTGTACTTCGAGATCATGGGCTTCTGGACGCCCGAGTACGTCGCGAAGAAGCTCGATCGGCTCGCCGATCTCGAAGACGTCGAGTTGCTGGTCGCGGTCGATCGGTCGCTGGGCGTCGGCGAGATCGAGGACATCGACCAGCTGACCGAAAGCGGCGACGCGAGCGCGGAGATCGAGGCCCGCGACCACCGCGCAATCACCTACTCGGGGACGGTCCGACTGAAGAACGTCCGGGACGCGCTGCGGCGCTACGAGGACGAACTGGTCGCCGAGAGCGTGGCCGAACTCCCCGAGAAGCTGGTCCCCGAGGAGGACGTGACGACGCTCGCCGCCGTCGCCGAGGAGCACGGCGTCAGCGAGGACGCGATCGAGGCCAGATCTCTCCCCGAGCACGAACGGCTCGGTCGGACGCTCGTCCGTCCCGGCGTGCTCGACTCGCTCGCCGGGGAGATCGAGGCGGGGATGGACCTCGGCGACGTGGAGTCCGTCCTCGAGACGCACGGGATCGACGACGCGAGTGCGATCCTCTCGCGCCTCGGCTATCGCGTCGAGTGGGACGGACTCAGCGGCGGAACGGTTCGAGAGCGTTAG
- a CDS encoding DUF2240 family protein: protein MSLRTAVGAPFVQAGTDRLGRSDFVVALSLDRDWFSPDQAKRLIDVAASEGLLEPDDDELVATFDLGEVTVPEGFTPDESVLQQRTTFERLLDAVVEAGTDKREAVAAINGLQSDLGVTIETAAVVYARRRGVSVDDQIDRVREGL, encoded by the coding sequence ATGAGTCTTCGGACAGCCGTCGGAGCGCCGTTCGTCCAGGCGGGCACCGACCGGCTCGGTCGCAGCGACTTCGTCGTCGCGCTGTCGCTGGACCGGGACTGGTTCTCGCCCGACCAGGCCAAGCGACTGATCGATGTCGCAGCCAGCGAAGGACTCCTCGAACCCGACGACGACGAACTGGTCGCGACCTTCGACCTCGGCGAAGTGACCGTTCCCGAGGGGTTCACGCCCGACGAGTCGGTCCTCCAGCAGCGGACGACCTTCGAGCGGCTCCTCGACGCGGTCGTGGAGGCCGGTACCGACAAGCGCGAGGCGGTCGCGGCGATCAACGGCTTGCAGAGTGACCTCGGCGTGACGATCGAGACGGCCGCGGTCGTCTACGCCCGCCGGCGAGGGGTGTCCGTCGACGACCAGATCGACCGCGTCCGGGAGGGCCTGTGA
- a CDS encoding 30S ribosomal protein S8e codes for MKFQGRSTRKRTGGRRRHSRNKRKYELGDEPTETELDEPSLKTVDARGNTTKVRALSTDVASVADGGEVVEADIENVVENPANPNYIRRNIITKGAVIETDAGEARVTSRPGQDGQVNAVLLE; via the coding sequence ATGAAATTCCAGGGCCGTTCGACACGCAAGCGAACCGGCGGTCGTCGCCGCCACTCCCGGAACAAACGCAAGTACGAACTCGGCGACGAGCCGACCGAGACCGAACTCGACGAGCCGTCACTGAAGACGGTCGACGCCCGCGGCAACACGACGAAGGTGCGGGCGCTCAGCACGGACGTCGCCAGCGTCGCCGACGGCGGCGAGGTCGTCGAGGCGGATATCGAGAACGTCGTCGAGAACCCCGCCAACCCCAACTACATCCGTCGAAACATCATCACGAAAGGCGCAGTGATCGAAACCGACGCGGGCGAGGCGCGCGTCACCTCTCGCCCCGGCCAGGACGGACAGGTCAACGCCGTCCTGCTCGAGTGA
- a CDS encoding 2Fe-2S iron-sulfur cluster-binding protein — translation MSEHTVEFVGTGETVTVSEKETILDRCVEEGIAQEYSCRVGMCLACSAKIVEGEVTQPAARGLSEDEREEYALTCMARPQSDLKLRRGEYPPSIEDEAIDGGADEPAAADD, via the coding sequence ATGAGCGAGCACACCGTGGAGTTCGTGGGCACCGGCGAGACGGTCACCGTCTCCGAGAAGGAGACGATCCTCGACCGGTGTGTCGAGGAGGGGATCGCTCAGGAGTACTCCTGTCGCGTCGGGATGTGTCTGGCCTGCTCGGCGAAGATCGTCGAGGGCGAGGTGACCCAGCCCGCCGCGCGCGGTCTCAGCGAGGACGAACGCGAAGAATACGCCCTGACGTGCATGGCCCGCCCTCAGTCCGATCTGAAACTCCGTCGCGGGGAGTACCCGCCCAGTATCGAAGACGAGGCGATCGACGGCGGAGCGGATGAGCCTGCGGCCGCGGACGATTGA
- a CDS encoding DUF7344 domain-containing protein, with protein sequence MASKTEAVTASTDGQSVAGVGPDDGAQGKDERSASPEPELSRDDAFEILSNRRRRFALHHLQHNGERAELGELSEHVAAWENDSGVQEISASERKRVYTSLQQFHLPKMDDKGVVEFDDREGVVELTPAAEQMDVYLEVVEGNDVPWSQYYLGLAAVNLGLLVAATAGTYPLRLVPDAGWGLFVATTFLVSALVHTYYSRTEMRLGDSESPPEVRE encoded by the coding sequence ATGGCAAGCAAGACCGAGGCCGTTACGGCCTCGACAGACGGGCAATCCGTCGCCGGAGTGGGACCGGACGACGGCGCGCAGGGAAAGGACGAACGCAGTGCGTCGCCGGAGCCGGAGCTCTCCCGGGACGACGCGTTCGAGATACTCAGCAACCGTCGGCGTCGGTTCGCGCTGCACCACCTCCAGCACAACGGCGAGCGCGCGGAGCTGGGCGAGCTCTCCGAGCACGTCGCCGCCTGGGAGAACGACAGCGGCGTCCAGGAGATCTCCGCCAGCGAGCGCAAGCGCGTCTACACCTCCCTCCAGCAGTTCCACCTGCCGAAGATGGACGACAAGGGCGTCGTCGAGTTCGACGACCGTGAGGGCGTTGTTGAGCTCACGCCCGCCGCCGAACAGATGGACGTCTATCTCGAGGTCGTCGAGGGCAACGACGTCCCCTGGAGCCAGTATTACCTCGGGCTCGCGGCCGTAAACCTCGGGCTGCTCGTCGCCGCCACGGCAGGGACCTACCCCCTCCGGCTCGTCCCGGACGCCGGGTGGGGACTGTTCGTCGCGACGACGTTTCTCGTGTCCGCGCTCGTCCACACGTACTACAGTCGTACCGAGATGCGACTGGGTGACTCCGAGAGTCCGCCAGAAGTGAGGGAGTGA
- a CDS encoding signal peptidase I — MDWRGTATKAVGAVLALALVALVVGQLLGQPVLLSYVTTGSMEPTIGTGDGFVAVPSAVAGPIEEGDVVVFEAEEIQGGGLTTHRVVGETDRGFVTRGDANPFTDQDGGEPPVKREQIVAVAWQVGDEPVVIPHLGTVAEGVQGGVETLQFRLAGLLGTRSLLGTQGFGYLIFGLTVLLYAIDVFLSSDRRRDRARERDSGLSARVVVGAMAASLMLAATAAMVAPAGPQSFEIVSSEFESERSDVIEAGTNESLQFTVGNGGQVPVYVYFEEGSENIDIEPDRFEVGGNELVNGTLTLTAPPETGSYRLFLTEHRYLALLPESQVRALYSVHPWLPIVVIDALIGVPFYLAGIALVGTERVRRRDREGPSTSDRILARLR, encoded by the coding sequence ATGGACTGGCGGGGGACAGCCACGAAAGCCGTGGGTGCGGTGCTCGCACTCGCGCTCGTCGCGCTCGTCGTCGGCCAGTTGCTCGGCCAGCCGGTCCTGTTGAGTTACGTCACCACCGGGAGCATGGAGCCGACGATCGGTACCGGTGACGGTTTCGTCGCGGTTCCGTCGGCGGTCGCGGGCCCGATTGAGGAGGGCGACGTCGTCGTGTTCGAGGCAGAGGAGATCCAGGGCGGTGGGCTCACGACACACCGCGTCGTCGGGGAGACCGACCGCGGGTTCGTCACGCGAGGGGACGCCAACCCGTTCACCGATCAGGACGGTGGCGAGCCACCGGTCAAGCGCGAACAGATCGTCGCCGTCGCCTGGCAGGTCGGCGACGAGCCGGTCGTGATCCCGCATCTTGGGACGGTCGCCGAGGGAGTTCAGGGGGGTGTCGAGACGCTCCAGTTCCGTCTGGCCGGCCTGCTGGGGACGCGCTCGCTGCTCGGCACGCAGGGGTTCGGCTATCTCATCTTCGGTCTGACGGTCCTCCTGTACGCGATCGACGTCTTCCTCAGCAGCGACCGGCGACGGGATCGGGCTCGCGAGCGCGATAGCGGGCTCAGCGCCCGCGTCGTGGTCGGCGCGATGGCGGCGTCGCTAATGCTGGCAGCGACGGCTGCCATGGTCGCTCCGGCCGGGCCGCAGTCGTTCGAGATCGTCAGCTCCGAGTTCGAGTCCGAGCGGTCGGACGTCATCGAGGCCGGAACGAACGAATCGCTACAGTTCACGGTCGGCAACGGCGGGCAGGTGCCCGTCTACGTCTACTTCGAGGAAGGCAGCGAAAACATCGATATCGAGCCCGACCGGTTCGAGGTCGGCGGCAACGAGCTGGTCAACGGCACGCTCACGCTCACCGCACCACCCGAGACCGGGTCGTATCGGCTGTTCCTGACCGAACACAGATATCTCGCGCTGCTACCCGAATCACAGGTTCGAGCCCTCTATTCGGTTCATCCGTGGCTGCCGATCGTCGTCATCGACGCGCTGATCGGGGTCCCCTTCTACCTCGCTGGGATCGCGCTCGTCGGCACGGAACGGGTGCGCCGACGCGACAGAGAGGGGCCATCGACGAGCGATCGGATCCTCGCACGGTTGCGATAA
- a CDS encoding DUF5305 family protein, translating to MEERGLRVRAVLDRYFSIAVLALAVLIVVGGGVAYAAHTGPDERTETTTETVILWNSTGQFSHEATVVEDTRVFEAGETLTNRSQYFQRIAPTLEGAFVYDYEAESGSVAANASMALVIRSVTEDGTEQWRVTESLERADRTLGPGDPLRLTFEQNVTVVEAELTEIRSELGATAGTAETFFEVTVRLDGSRSGEPVETTRSYRLPLTIEDGLYRVNDTGPVVHEGERTVRDERTVPVTVGPIRTYGGPLLAVLGLAGLAGLVAGRWRGWLAVSEQERDYLSYRSERREFDEWITEVRRPADRIADADNQAETTSLAGLVDLAIDTDRRVLETPDERYLVFEDDVVYRYEPPDVSVGDRDPLATAAETDGSSGLSDSIGSLLDGDRDVSETDDGESGTDEADTQSDSDSIDRSESVSDDARDVER from the coding sequence ATGGAAGAACGGGGTCTCCGCGTCCGGGCTGTCCTCGACCGATATTTCAGTATCGCTGTGCTGGCGCTCGCGGTCCTGATCGTCGTCGGCGGAGGGGTCGCATACGCCGCACACACCGGGCCGGACGAACGGACCGAGACGACGACCGAGACGGTGATCCTCTGGAACTCGACCGGACAGTTCAGCCACGAGGCGACGGTCGTCGAGGACACCAGAGTCTTCGAGGCGGGCGAGACGCTGACGAACCGCTCTCAGTACTTCCAGCGGATCGCACCCACTCTCGAAGGGGCGTTCGTCTACGACTACGAGGCCGAGAGCGGTTCGGTCGCGGCGAACGCGTCGATGGCGCTGGTCATCCGTTCGGTCACCGAGGACGGAACCGAGCAATGGCGGGTCACGGAGTCGCTCGAGCGGGCAGACCGAACGCTCGGACCCGGCGATCCCCTCCGCTTGACGTTCGAGCAGAACGTCACCGTGGTGGAAGCCGAGCTAACGGAGATCCGGTCCGAACTCGGGGCGACCGCCGGCACCGCGGAGACGTTCTTCGAGGTGACGGTGCGTCTCGACGGAAGCCGGAGCGGTGAGCCGGTCGAGACGACCCGGTCCTACCGGCTCCCACTCACGATCGAAGACGGGCTCTATCGCGTCAACGACACCGGCCCCGTCGTGCACGAGGGCGAGCGAACGGTCCGCGACGAGCGGACAGTGCCGGTCACGGTCGGTCCGATCCGGACGTACGGCGGCCCGCTGCTCGCTGTTCTCGGACTCGCAGGCTTGGCTGGACTGGTCGCCGGCCGCTGGCGGGGCTGGCTTGCGGTCAGCGAGCAGGAGCGTGACTACCTGTCCTACCGGTCGGAGCGCCGCGAGTTCGACGAGTGGATCACCGAGGTCAGGCGACCGGCAGATCGGATCGCCGACGCCGACAATCAGGCCGAAACGACGTCGCTCGCTGGACTGGTCGATCTGGCGATCGATACCGACCGGCGAGTGCTCGAAACGCCCGACGAACGGTATCTGGTCTTCGAGGACGACGTCGTCTACAGGTACGAGCCGCCTGACGTATCTGTCGGAGACCGTGATCCGCTTGCGACGGCCGCTGAGACAGACGGTTCGTCCGGGTTGTCTGACTCGATCGGGAGCCTCCTCGACGGCGACCGCGACGTATCAGAGACGGACGACGGAGAATCGGGGACTGACGAGGCTGATACGCAATCGGATTCCGACAGCATTGATCGATCTGAATCCGTCAGCGACGACGCACGGGACGTCGAACGGTGA